A genomic region of Alicyclobacillus sp. SO9 contains the following coding sequences:
- a CDS encoding peptidase E gives MRQIIAMGGGGFSMQPDNPLLDEYVLSQVPKHRPKVCFVPTASGDSESYVERFYAAFRNLDCEPSHLSLFRLPTTDLESFVLEKDILYVGGGNTKNLLALWRDWGLDSIMKLAWENGIVLAGVSAGSICWFEEGLTDSFGVTLDGLSCLGFLPGSNCPHYDGESERRPTFHRLLQHRRIGPGLAAEDGVAFHFIGTELKATVSSRPNARGYRLSMGENGVREEEIVPEYLGEMPSRNPDTYGGSI, from the coding sequence ATGCGCCAAATCATCGCTATGGGTGGTGGTGGATTTTCGATGCAACCAGACAACCCGCTGCTTGACGAATACGTTTTGAGTCAGGTACCGAAGCATCGGCCAAAGGTCTGTTTTGTCCCGACGGCCAGCGGGGACTCTGAATCCTATGTTGAGCGATTCTATGCTGCGTTTCGGAATTTAGATTGTGAACCATCGCATCTCTCGTTGTTCCGCCTTCCAACGACTGACTTAGAGTCTTTCGTACTGGAAAAAGACATCCTATACGTGGGTGGCGGGAATACAAAGAACCTGCTTGCTTTGTGGCGAGACTGGGGACTCGATAGCATCATGAAGCTTGCGTGGGAGAACGGGATTGTGCTGGCCGGTGTAAGCGCTGGTTCTATCTGCTGGTTTGAGGAAGGACTTACGGATTCATTCGGTGTGACGCTCGATGGGCTGTCCTGCCTGGGATTCTTGCCTGGGTCCAATTGCCCCCATTATGACGGTGAATCAGAACGGCGTCCAACGTTTCATCGTTTGCTTCAACATCGGCGGATTGGACCTGGCCTGGCTGCGGAAGATGGTGTGGCATTCCATTTTATTGGTACTGAATTGAAGGCGACCGTCAGTTCTCGACCGAATGCTCGAGGATATCGATTGTCGATGGGGGAGAACGGGGTGCGGGAAGAGGAAATTGTGCCAGAGTACCTCGGAGAGATGCCATCAAGGAACCCCGACACATACGGAGGTTCGATATGA
- a CDS encoding hydroxyacid dehydrogenase, translating into MSIVISEDLWQAIPSWFGEGESVEYDPYLILDRAALLQKAQKADALIVRNKTKVDLELLDAAPNLKVVGRLGVGLDNIAVSACKNRGIQVVAARGCNALSVAEYVMACLLDHSRFLAKCNYSVREGNWNRSFGTGTELYSKTIGLVGVGDIGQRVASRAKAFGMRVVAFDPFVLPTSSLVQDLGVELVDLETLLSLSHFVSVHVPLTPQTQYLIAEQELSLMRDDSVLINTARGGVIKETALYATLHEKSARAAYLDVREQEPPSPDDTLGKLDNIHFSPHIAGITAESSERVANFILTQVQNALSGQTVHGLV; encoded by the coding sequence ATGTCTATTGTTATCTCTGAGGATCTGTGGCAGGCGATTCCATCTTGGTTTGGCGAAGGGGAATCCGTTGAATATGATCCATACCTGATTTTAGATAGAGCAGCACTGCTTCAGAAGGCTCAAAAAGCGGATGCTCTTATTGTTCGAAATAAAACAAAAGTTGACCTTGAATTACTAGATGCCGCACCGAATTTGAAAGTCGTTGGAAGACTTGGTGTAGGACTCGATAACATTGCTGTTTCTGCTTGCAAAAACCGAGGTATCCAAGTTGTTGCAGCGCGAGGATGTAATGCTTTGTCAGTAGCAGAGTATGTAATGGCGTGTTTGCTAGACCATAGTCGCTTTTTGGCAAAATGCAACTACAGCGTAAGAGAAGGGAATTGGAATCGGAGTTTTGGGACCGGTACAGAGTTATATAGCAAGACCATAGGACTTGTGGGCGTTGGCGATATTGGACAGCGTGTTGCCAGTCGAGCTAAGGCCTTTGGAATGAGAGTTGTGGCATTCGATCCGTTCGTTTTGCCGACAAGTTCTCTTGTCCAAGACTTGGGAGTTGAATTAGTGGACTTGGAGACTCTATTAAGTCTATCTCATTTTGTATCCGTACATGTTCCTCTAACTCCCCAAACTCAATACTTAATTGCTGAACAAGAGTTAAGCCTCATGCGGGATGATAGCGTTTTGATTAACACTGCGAGAGGAGGTGTAATTAAAGAGACAGCGTTATACGCGACATTACATGAAAAATCCGCTCGAGCCGCCTATCTTGATGTGCGAGAACAGGAACCGCCATCGCCAGATGACACTTTAGGTAAACTTGATAACATTCACTTCTCACCGCATATTGCAGGGATTACAGCGGAATCATCTGAAAGAGTAGCCAATTTTATATTGACTCAAGTGCAAAATGCTTTGTCTGGCCAGACTGTTCACGGTTTGGTTTGA
- a CDS encoding UxaA family hydrolase gives MHKFLIHKHGDYVGVATQAIDAGEEVTGIYMDDNSTVKVISRGEVPLGHKIALVGLKQNEEVIEYGQVIGLTKEAWTTGDYVHTHNLKSKRWQ, from the coding sequence ATGCACAAGTTCCTTATCCACAAACATGGCGACTACGTGGGCGTAGCAACCCAGGCAATCGATGCAGGAGAAGAGGTAACCGGTATCTATATGGACGACAACTCGACGGTTAAGGTTATCTCTCGAGGAGAAGTTCCGTTGGGACACAAAATTGCACTGGTGGGTCTTAAACAGAACGAAGAGGTAATTGAGTACGGACAAGTGATTGGCCTTACAAAAGAGGCATGGACAACCGGAGACTATGTTCATACACATAACTTGAAAAGTAAGAGGTGGCAGTAA
- a CDS encoding UxaA family hydrolase, protein MTTQLMGYRRPDGSVGIRNYVVIIPVDDISNAACEAVASKIQGTIALPHPYGRLQYGEDLELHFRTLIGTGRNANVAAAIVIGIENNWTKRIVDGIAETGKPVAMFSIEGQGEIETIRQATWKAQEFVQYATEIPREPVELSEMIVSIKCGESDTTTGLASCPTVGRVVDKLIDAGGTVLFGETSELTGGEHLIAERCATPEIREQFLNTFNEYVNFIESQAADLLGSQPTEGNIAGGLSTIEEKAMGNIEKTGTKQVVGVLKPAEAPTAKGLNFMDTSSAAAECVTLMCAGGAVLHFFPTGQGNIVGNPVEPVVKLTGNPNTADVMKEHIDVDVSGLLSYDIQLTEAADMLENMMVKTMNGRMTAAETLGHKEFVLTKLYPSA, encoded by the coding sequence ATGACAACACAATTGATGGGTTATCGCCGTCCCGACGGAAGTGTAGGAATTCGTAACTACGTAGTAATCATTCCTGTTGATGACATCTCCAATGCTGCGTGTGAAGCTGTTGCAAGTAAAATTCAAGGGACTATAGCCCTACCACACCCGTATGGAAGACTACAATATGGTGAGGACCTAGAACTTCATTTTAGGACGCTCATTGGTACTGGTAGGAACGCAAATGTGGCAGCGGCGATTGTTATAGGAATCGAAAACAACTGGACCAAACGAATTGTTGACGGCATTGCGGAAACAGGTAAGCCTGTAGCTATGTTTAGTATTGAAGGACAAGGTGAAATAGAGACAATTCGACAAGCGACATGGAAGGCTCAAGAGTTCGTTCAATACGCCACAGAGATTCCCAGAGAGCCCGTTGAGCTTTCCGAAATGATTGTGAGTATCAAATGTGGTGAATCGGATACAACGACTGGCCTTGCCTCATGTCCAACAGTGGGTAGAGTGGTCGACAAGCTTATTGACGCCGGCGGTACGGTACTTTTCGGTGAGACGTCCGAGCTAACCGGTGGTGAACATTTGATTGCAGAAAGATGTGCGACTCCCGAGATCAGAGAACAATTTTTAAATACTTTTAACGAATATGTAAATTTCATAGAATCACAGGCTGCTGATTTGCTTGGCTCTCAGCCAACTGAAGGGAATATAGCAGGCGGCCTTAGCACCATTGAGGAAAAGGCTATGGGGAATATTGAAAAAACAGGGACCAAGCAGGTGGTGGGTGTGCTTAAGCCCGCAGAAGCCCCAACTGCAAAGGGATTAAATTTTATGGATACTTCGTCGGCGGCGGCAGAGTGCGTCACGCTCATGTGCGCAGGCGGGGCAGTCTTGCATTTCTTCCCCACTGGTCAAGGTAACATCGTGGGTAATCCCGTCGAACCGGTTGTGAAGCTTACGGGTAATCCTAATACAGCGGATGTTATGAAAGAGCACATCGACGTGGACGTAAGTGGACTGCTGTCCTACGATATTCAACTTACCGAGGCTGCAGACATGTTAGAGAACATGATGGTTAAAACCATGAACGGAAGGATGACAGCTGCAGAAACATTGGGTCATAAAGAGTTTGTTTTAACGAAGTTGTATCCCAGTGCCTAA
- a CDS encoding FadR/GntR family transcriptional regulator, which yields MFEPISDRMAFSQKIIAQITDKIITGELEPGDRIPPERELAEIFGVSRSVIRDAIKVLSGRGVLDVKHGIGIFVAKSRDETRQLVFTGEKIRDLFEIRQTLETQASAWAAERANTEYVERLKKTVDEALKDTSDLKLLAQKDAQFHVAIAESSQNLLLVKIMWMLLDALGESRQKALEISGRPIDSLQEHAAIIEAIELKDKEQARLLMHRHLTSVERSITSADSQDIRK from the coding sequence ATGTTTGAACCCATTTCTGATAGAATGGCTTTCAGTCAAAAAATCATTGCTCAAATTACAGACAAAATTATCACAGGTGAACTTGAACCTGGTGACAGAATCCCTCCTGAACGTGAATTGGCGGAGATTTTCGGCGTTAGTCGTTCGGTAATTCGTGATGCCATCAAAGTCCTATCTGGCCGTGGTGTTTTGGATGTCAAACACGGGATTGGGATTTTTGTTGCTAAGTCAAGAGACGAAACCAGACAATTGGTTTTTACCGGGGAAAAGATAAGAGATTTGTTTGAAATACGTCAGACTTTGGAGACCCAAGCTTCAGCATGGGCTGCGGAGAGAGCGAACACAGAGTATGTTGAGCGCTTGAAGAAGACTGTAGATGAAGCATTAAAAGACACCTCCGATTTAAAACTTCTGGCACAAAAGGATGCTCAATTTCATGTGGCTATCGCTGAGTCATCACAAAATTTATTGCTGGTGAAAATCATGTGGATGTTACTCGACGCATTGGGCGAGAGTCGCCAAAAGGCGCTGGAAATATCTGGACGACCCATCGATTCTTTACAAGAACACGCTGCAATAATAGAAGCAATTGAACTGAAGGACAAAGAGCAAGCACGTCTTCTAATGCACAGACACTTAACTAGTGTGGAACGTTCTATTACATCAGCGGACAGTCAAGATATAAGGAAATAA
- a CDS encoding VOC family protein has translation MVLPLKAERYLPDATRGFSHVTINVSNLEQSLSFYTGTLGMKLAHQGRWDAYLEWGTAWVCLQEQSGLAPQQSHIGVDHVALYITEDRFHAMVEVLRASNTPIVRGPVERGGGWTVNFLDGDGTQLEFHTGTLAGRMKVWK, from the coding sequence ATGGTGTTGCCACTGAAAGCAGAGCGGTATTTGCCCGACGCGACGAGAGGCTTCAGCCACGTGACCATCAACGTGTCAAATTTGGAACAATCTCTTTCGTTTTATACCGGGACGCTTGGCATGAAGCTTGCTCATCAAGGTCGATGGGATGCCTACCTGGAGTGGGGCACGGCATGGGTCTGCCTGCAGGAGCAGTCGGGGCTTGCTCCACAGCAATCCCACATCGGCGTCGATCATGTGGCTCTCTACATTACTGAAGACAGGTTTCATGCGATGGTAGAAGTCCTTCGGGCAAGCAATACCCCGATTGTGCGAGGTCCCGTTGAACGGGGAGGTGGCTGGACCGTCAATTTTCTCGATGGCGATGGTACGCAGCTCGAGTTTCACACGGGCACCCTGGCGGGACGAATGAAGGTGTGGAAATGA
- a CDS encoding NAD-dependent succinate-semialdehyde dehydrogenase, whose protein sequence is MLTKNYRNSLLINGEWRSPASNNAIEVVNPATDEVIAELGYGSEGEALEAVDAAKHAFQKWRKTTPRERADLLLKAAELLREREESIGLLLANESGKRLVEAIGEVRFSAEYFRWFAEEARRPEGQWIPQEASHKRHWTRSQPAGVALTLTPWNFPVSIQARKLAPALAAGCTVVGRASQKTPLSVIELFQCLQDAGFPPGVANLIYGPASETTQAMMKHPATRVVSFTGSTPVGQSLMRTAAERVQRLALELGGDAPFIVFDDADVEKAVGGAMIAKFRNNGQSCIAANRFYVHAKVYDEFVSKFVERINNMKISDPVSDQYSSLGPVIDNRAKAQLELLAQSALERGAHQLTKAIEVPDVGSYFSPVLLENVPSDTAFSCQELFGPAAPVFKFTDEDEVVRRANSTDMGLAAYVYTTLFDRSTRVTEGLEYGIVGLNSALPSVAYAPMGGWKHSGLGREGARVGMEEFMELKYIAAEI, encoded by the coding sequence ATGCTGACAAAGAACTATCGGAATAGTTTACTCATAAACGGAGAATGGAGAAGCCCTGCGAGTAACAATGCAATTGAGGTAGTAAACCCTGCGACAGATGAAGTCATTGCGGAGCTGGGATACGGGAGTGAAGGCGAAGCCCTGGAGGCCGTAGATGCAGCCAAACATGCCTTTCAAAAATGGAGAAAAACAACACCTCGGGAAAGAGCCGATTTGCTGCTCAAGGCTGCGGAGCTACTTCGAGAAAGAGAAGAGAGCATAGGACTTCTTTTGGCCAACGAGTCAGGCAAGCGATTGGTGGAAGCGATTGGAGAGGTACGCTTTTCTGCAGAATACTTTCGGTGGTTTGCAGAGGAGGCTCGGAGACCGGAAGGACAGTGGATTCCTCAGGAAGCGAGTCACAAACGCCATTGGACGAGATCTCAGCCCGCTGGGGTTGCTCTGACACTGACACCATGGAACTTTCCAGTTTCGATTCAAGCACGTAAGTTGGCGCCCGCTCTGGCTGCAGGATGTACTGTCGTTGGTCGTGCTTCTCAGAAGACTCCGCTTTCTGTAATTGAATTATTTCAGTGTCTTCAGGATGCCGGCTTTCCGCCAGGAGTTGCCAATCTTATATACGGCCCAGCATCTGAAACGACACAAGCCATGATGAAACATCCAGCAACGAGGGTAGTGAGCTTCACGGGTTCTACACCTGTGGGCCAATCTCTCATGAGGACTGCGGCTGAAAGGGTTCAGCGACTGGCGCTTGAGCTTGGTGGAGATGCGCCATTCATAGTGTTTGACGATGCGGATGTGGAGAAAGCTGTAGGAGGTGCAATGATTGCTAAATTTAGAAATAATGGACAGTCTTGTATTGCAGCAAATCGATTCTATGTACATGCCAAAGTTTATGATGAATTTGTTAGCAAGTTTGTCGAGCGTATAAATAACATGAAAATTAGTGATCCTGTTTCAGACCAGTACAGCAGTCTTGGACCTGTTATAGACAATCGGGCTAAAGCGCAACTTGAGCTACTTGCTCAATCTGCTTTAGAGCGCGGTGCCCACCAACTAACCAAAGCCATAGAGGTTCCGGATGTAGGAAGCTATTTCTCACCTGTACTTTTGGAGAATGTTCCGTCGGATACCGCATTCTCATGCCAGGAGCTATTTGGTCCTGCTGCGCCTGTCTTTAAATTTACGGATGAAGATGAAGTTGTTCGACGGGCAAATAGTACAGATATGGGGTTGGCTGCCTATGTTTATACAACTCTCTTTGACCGCTCTACAAGAGTCACGGAAGGTTTGGAATACGGCATCGTGGGTCTGAACAGTGCACTGCCTTCGGTTGCTTACGCCCCGATGGGAGGTTGGAAACATAGCGGGCTGGGCAGGGAAGGTGCCCGTGTGGGAATGGAGGAGTTTATGGAGTTGAAGTACATCGCAGCAGAAATATAA
- a CDS encoding GNAT family N-acetyltransferase → MSQKREKGVLYVFAILFGGEFAGSISVRRREEDGMGAVDYWVAPPFWNKGIGTKAVKAAVEYGFNDLNIKTFETFCLADNVGSSMVLEHNGFELVNKFTIGSGFKHEGQLAKLYRLDRQSSAIAQDK, encoded by the coding sequence ATCTCTCAAAAAAGAGAAAAAGGGGTTCTGTACGTTTTCGCTATTTTGTTTGGTGGTGAGTTTGCGGGGAGTATATCGGTCAGGCGAAGAGAAGAAGATGGCATGGGTGCCGTAGATTATTGGGTGGCACCACCATTCTGGAATAAGGGAATTGGAACAAAAGCGGTTAAGGCCGCCGTTGAATATGGATTCAATGACCTGAACATAAAGACGTTTGAGACCTTTTGCCTTGCTGATAATGTTGGGTCTTCAATGGTCTTGGAACATAATGGGTTTGAGTTAGTTAACAAATTTACAATTGGTTCAGGGTTTAAACATGAGGGTCAACTTGCAAAGTTATATCGATTGGACAGGCAATCAAGTGCTATAGCACAGGATAAATGA
- a CDS encoding DNA topology modulation protein, with product MNRIAIIGSPGAGKSTFARLLGDLTGIEVFHLDGLFWNPGWVETPRAAWIQLQEKLVQRPSWIIDGNYGSTMDIRIQAADTVIFLDFPRYICLWRAIKRAVQFRGKTRPDMGEGCAEKIDLEFIQYIWGFRRREDDKINRRLNDAIEEGKQVIRLRTNAEVDAYLTSLPPHG from the coding sequence GTGAACCGAATCGCAATTATTGGCTCACCCGGAGCAGGTAAGTCTACCTTCGCTCGCCTCCTTGGTGACCTGACAGGTATTGAAGTCTTCCACTTAGACGGCCTCTTTTGGAACCCCGGTTGGGTCGAAACGCCGAGAGCAGCGTGGATACAGCTGCAAGAGAAACTTGTACAGCGTCCATCGTGGATTATCGACGGGAACTATGGATCTACCATGGACATTCGTATTCAAGCTGCAGACACGGTCATTTTTCTGGATTTTCCTCGTTACATCTGTCTGTGGAGAGCAATCAAGCGAGCTGTGCAGTTTCGAGGCAAAACTCGCCCCGACATGGGAGAGGGGTGTGCCGAGAAGATTGACCTGGAGTTTATCCAATACATATGGGGATTCAGAAGGCGAGAGGACGATAAGATCAATCGAAGACTCAATGATGCAATCGAAGAAGGCAAACAGGTCATCCGCTTGAGGACCAATGCTGAGGTGGATGCATATTTGACGTCCTTGCCACCTCATGGATGA
- a CDS encoding class II fructose-bisphosphate aldolase — MTLATGFILQDAYKAGYAVPAFSVHSTDMVDAVLDEAEVEKMPVLLQIGQRAIRNGQMETLTNHIRLVASQYKIPIAIHLDHCRDTSQAVKALRSGMTSFMMDASAQTFSDNVRLTGEVVQMCHAINMPVEGELGAIGGVEDDISVDDKDVVYTSVEAAVEFIESTAVDSLAVAIGSAHGMYKREPKLDLVRLEDIYHNTSVPLVLHGGSGISQTQIRKAIKFGIAKINFDTELRLAYVKGLGSAVGKFPDDPFSLGEHAKQALRTVVKEKIDYCRP; from the coding sequence ATGACTCTTGCGACAGGATTTATTCTGCAGGATGCATACAAAGCAGGCTACGCTGTCCCTGCTTTTAGTGTGCATTCGACTGATATGGTTGACGCAGTACTTGATGAGGCCGAAGTTGAAAAGATGCCGGTTCTGCTGCAGATTGGGCAAAGAGCAATTAGAAATGGACAAATGGAAACACTTACGAATCATATTCGTTTGGTTGCATCTCAATACAAAATACCAATTGCAATCCATCTCGATCACTGCAGAGATACGTCGCAGGCTGTTAAGGCACTTCGCTCAGGAATGACCTCATTTATGATGGATGCGTCAGCGCAGACTTTCAGCGACAACGTACGTTTAACCGGGGAAGTCGTGCAGATGTGTCACGCCATTAATATGCCCGTGGAAGGTGAACTTGGAGCAATTGGTGGGGTAGAAGACGATATTAGCGTTGATGATAAAGATGTCGTTTACACCTCTGTCGAAGCTGCCGTCGAATTTATAGAGAGTACAGCGGTTGACTCGTTGGCTGTGGCGATTGGTTCCGCTCACGGGATGTATAAGCGAGAACCCAAACTAGATTTGGTCCGCCTCGAAGACATCTATCACAACACCAGTGTGCCATTGGTGTTGCATGGGGGTAGCGGAATATCCCAGACACAGATAAGGAAAGCTATAAAATTCGGAATCGCAAAGATTAACTTTGATACAGAATTGAGACTTGCTTACGTAAAAGGACTAGGAAGTGCAGTAGGAAAATTCCCGGACGACCCATTTAGTCTTGGGGAGCATGCCAAACAAGCTTTACGTACCGTTGTTAAAGAGAAGATTGACTACTGTAGGCCCTGA
- a CDS encoding Ldh family oxidoreductase has translation MTKLKFMLEELKRFGEQCLVSTGVPKQDAVWTTEVLMKAELQGRSSHGISRLSAYVEGIQRGKINPVPDIQVSRITDASVNVNGDDGLGPVIAKIGIDSAVESASKVGVGAVSVSHGNHAGALGIYASRAADQGLIGLAVTNAQPAIPPWGGRQAFFGTNPIAMSAGTGDNQIIIDLATSIVARGNIILAAKSGMSIPEGWALDREGNPTTNAQEALLGSVLPVGGAKGYSLALMVEVLSGVLSGAAIGNEVGSIYNSEPGAPNTGMFFLAINPEMYIGEKAFAERLKYMEDLIHSIPTAPDTDVVYLPGERRRYLEKVNRESGVSLSSQTGDELITLAENLHVEPPQRLRTE, from the coding sequence GTGACTAAATTAAAATTTATGTTAGAGGAACTAAAGCGATTTGGAGAACAGTGTCTCGTGAGTACAGGAGTACCTAAGCAAGATGCGGTCTGGACCACAGAGGTCCTGATGAAAGCGGAGCTACAAGGTCGTTCATCGCATGGCATCTCACGTTTGTCTGCTTATGTTGAGGGGATTCAACGCGGGAAGATTAATCCTGTTCCTGATATCCAAGTGAGTCGCATTACGGACGCTTCAGTCAATGTCAATGGAGATGACGGATTAGGTCCTGTAATTGCAAAAATAGGGATAGATTCTGCTGTTGAAAGTGCCAGTAAAGTGGGCGTCGGAGCAGTATCTGTAAGTCATGGAAATCACGCAGGAGCGCTTGGCATCTATGCCTCTCGAGCTGCAGATCAGGGATTGATAGGTCTTGCCGTAACTAATGCTCAACCGGCAATTCCACCGTGGGGGGGCAGACAGGCTTTCTTTGGTACAAACCCCATTGCCATGTCGGCGGGTACAGGTGACAACCAAATTATCATCGACTTGGCTACAAGCATAGTTGCCCGCGGTAACATTATATTGGCCGCCAAGTCCGGGATGTCAATACCCGAGGGCTGGGCTTTGGATCGGGAAGGGAATCCTACAACCAATGCTCAGGAAGCTCTGCTGGGCTCTGTGTTACCAGTAGGCGGCGCCAAAGGGTACAGTCTGGCTCTTATGGTTGAAGTCTTATCTGGTGTACTATCTGGTGCGGCAATAGGAAATGAGGTCGGATCGATATATAATAGTGAACCAGGGGCACCTAATACGGGCATGTTTTTCTTGGCTATTAATCCTGAAATGTATATTGGGGAGAAGGCATTTGCCGAACGCCTAAAGTATATGGAGGACCTCATTCATTCTATTCCTACGGCGCCCGATACAGACGTCGTCTACCTACCTGGGGAACGAAGAAGATATTTGGAAAAGGTGAACAGAGAGTCTGGAGTTAGCTTATCCTCTCAAACGGGGGACGAGCTGATAACGTTAGCCGAGAACTTACATGTCGAACCTCCTCAAAGACTTAGAACAGAATAA
- a CDS encoding universal stress protein, giving the protein MKVLLAHDGTHASVEALKWVGDFAEQNLDAEIVIVHVTSDNDLPYGMLVPDDQLTKVSSLAREVEESAKDFSMEHWHNKVRFEHYIGSPVNVILETAKLEDVDLVVMGSGPQRRFLWWLSSNVSHRVSKKIEVPVVIVKINKEIPITSLKRVTAP; this is encoded by the coding sequence ATGAAGGTTTTACTCGCACATGATGGCACGCATGCTTCTGTTGAAGCCTTAAAGTGGGTTGGGGATTTTGCTGAGCAAAACTTAGATGCTGAAATAGTTATCGTCCATGTTACGTCTGACAATGACCTCCCTTATGGCATGCTCGTTCCGGACGATCAGCTTACAAAGGTTTCATCACTGGCTCGGGAAGTGGAGGAATCAGCTAAAGATTTCTCAATGGAGCATTGGCACAACAAGGTGCGCTTTGAGCACTACATTGGCTCTCCAGTGAATGTGATTTTGGAAACAGCAAAGCTGGAAGATGTAGATTTAGTAGTAATGGGTTCGGGGCCACAAAGACGCTTCTTATGGTGGCTCTCTTCGAATGTAAGTCATCGTGTTTCCAAAAAAATAGAGGTACCAGTTGTGATTGTAAAAATCAACAAAGAAATACCAATCACATCACTGAAGCGCGTGACTGCTCCTTAA
- a CDS encoding diphosphate--fructose-6-phosphate 1-phosphotransferase, with amino-acid sequence MKVAIGQFGAPTTVLNASLYGVLETLRNRSAEILGIIGGVEGLLSGSFVDLSDSSSLSWLQSTPGAALRAGRYAGQNEVGRRAVSILAERKINGLIMMGGNGTMGLADEIQKAAEMQSYDLSIIGVPKTIDNDIVGIDFSPGFPSAAHFVIRAVRDLQIDLEAMVGFEQVRVVEVMGRRCGWLAAATALLPHLEVSKKEPMTESSSTQTPIICLPEQEFDLNSLLKNIEQRVKDDGQVLVVVSEGVRDVSGQMVLQAGEGNNSAKYMLGGIGALIAEKVRESFGYGVRYENLGLLQRCWNDSSLESDRRHAVQLGELGARALLEGRTGLMAGLLRADDGSNGFVETLLPLKDVAGKDRLMTNEELSLEEQFVEWLLPLVEIDKIEQHPRLRMGK; translated from the coding sequence ATGAAAGTAGCCATTGGACAGTTTGGAGCTCCTACGACAGTTCTCAATGCCTCCCTCTATGGAGTTTTAGAAACTCTTAGAAACAGGTCTGCAGAGATCTTAGGAATCATTGGCGGAGTGGAGGGACTTCTTTCGGGGTCGTTTGTAGACCTCTCTGATTCATCATCTTTAAGTTGGTTGCAAAGTACTCCAGGAGCTGCCCTCCGTGCAGGCAGATACGCGGGTCAGAATGAAGTTGGTCGTCGTGCAGTGAGCATTCTGGCAGAGCGCAAGATTAACGGTCTCATCATGATGGGCGGTAACGGGACAATGGGATTGGCCGATGAAATTCAAAAGGCGGCAGAAATGCAGAGTTATGATCTCTCTATCATTGGGGTACCTAAGACAATAGATAATGACATTGTGGGTATCGATTTTTCCCCTGGATTCCCCAGCGCGGCGCACTTTGTGATTCGTGCAGTGCGTGATTTGCAGATCGATCTCGAAGCAATGGTTGGGTTTGAGCAAGTAAGGGTTGTCGAAGTGATGGGAAGGCGTTGCGGATGGCTTGCTGCTGCAACAGCTCTTTTACCACATTTAGAGGTGAGCAAGAAGGAACCTATGACCGAGAGTAGCAGTACGCAGACACCTATAATTTGTCTTCCGGAACAGGAATTTGATTTGAACTCTTTGCTTAAGAATATTGAACAACGTGTTAAAGACGACGGACAGGTACTAGTAGTTGTAAGTGAAGGGGTACGCGATGTTAGCGGGCAAATGGTTTTACAAGCGGGTGAAGGTAATAACTCAGCCAAATATATGTTGGGCGGTATCGGCGCTTTGATTGCAGAAAAGGTACGTGAGTCGTTCGGGTACGGAGTACGATATGAAAATCTCGGGCTTTTGCAACGATGCTGGAATGATTCCAGCTTAGAATCAGACAGACGTCACGCTGTGCAACTCGGCGAATTGGGAGCAAGAGCACTGCTTGAAGGACGGACCGGTCTTATGGCAGGTTTGTTGCGGGCTGACGATGGGTCAAACGGATTTGTTGAGACTCTTTTACCTCTTAAGGATGTGGCCGGTAAGGATCGGCTTATGACTAATGAAGAATTATCTCTGGAGGAGCAGTTTGTAGAGTGGCTTCTGCCCCTAGTTGAGATAGATAAGATTGAACAACACCCTCGTCTAAGGATGGGAAAATAA